The Longimicrobium sp. genome contains a region encoding:
- a CDS encoding AMP-binding protein, producing the protein MPHRPWTSHYVQGTRTEIPPIPYKHLPDMFRYVASQFGPRTAFTQCMPNGMDASLTFAQTDRLSDAFAAYLRETLGLQAGDRVAVQLPNCLAYVVAAFGILKAGCILVNTNPLYTAPEMTHQFSDSGARALVILDMFADRLPAVVPATKVETVVLVSIAEMFAPLRRILIKTVLKHVRKEVPKPKVAHTTFSAAMKAGKAALKTAKVPHYVAHLELDDGAALQYTGGTTGVSKGALLTHRNLLANTMQLEEVSQHFLRTGEECVLTALPFYHIFAFTVNLLLFYAVGARDVMVPSPRPITALKKAWAKYPITWFTGVNTLYNALLNEEWFRSAPPKHLVASLAGGMALHSAVAARWKEVTGTPVVEGYGLTETSPVVTFNPIGGLVKDGTIGVPLPSTDLILVDEAGAPVAEGEPGELLVKGPQVMPGYWQRPDETAKVIDADGWLHTGDIAAMDSDGYVRIVDRKKDMILVSGFNVYPNEVEEVIAQLAEVAEVGVIGVPDERTGEAVKAVIVKKSAALTAEDVVRHCREQMTSYKVPKQVEFRAELPKSNVGKILRKDLRTAPPQEAKAAV; encoded by the coding sequence ATGCCCCACCGCCCGTGGACCAGCCACTACGTCCAGGGAACGCGTACCGAAATCCCCCCCATCCCCTACAAGCACCTGCCGGACATGTTTCGCTACGTGGCCAGCCAGTTCGGGCCGCGCACGGCGTTCACGCAGTGCATGCCCAACGGGATGGACGCGTCGCTCACCTTCGCGCAGACGGACCGGCTGAGCGACGCCTTCGCCGCGTACCTGCGCGAGACGCTGGGGCTGCAGGCGGGCGACCGGGTGGCGGTGCAGCTTCCCAACTGCCTGGCGTACGTGGTGGCGGCGTTCGGCATCCTGAAGGCCGGCTGCATCCTGGTGAACACCAACCCGCTCTACACCGCGCCCGAGATGACGCACCAGTTCTCGGACTCGGGCGCGCGGGCGCTGGTGATCCTCGACATGTTCGCCGACCGCCTTCCCGCCGTCGTCCCCGCCACGAAGGTCGAGACGGTGGTGCTGGTGAGCATCGCGGAGATGTTCGCGCCGCTGCGCCGCATCCTCATCAAGACGGTGCTGAAGCACGTGCGGAAGGAGGTGCCGAAGCCGAAGGTGGCGCACACCACGTTCTCCGCGGCGATGAAGGCCGGGAAGGCGGCGCTGAAGACGGCGAAGGTGCCGCACTACGTGGCACACCTGGAGCTGGACGACGGAGCGGCACTGCAGTACACCGGCGGCACCACGGGCGTCAGCAAGGGCGCCCTGCTCACGCACCGCAACCTGCTGGCGAACACCATGCAGCTGGAGGAGGTCAGCCAGCACTTCCTGCGCACCGGCGAGGAGTGCGTGCTGACGGCGCTCCCCTTCTACCACATCTTCGCGTTCACGGTGAACCTGCTGCTGTTCTACGCCGTGGGCGCGCGCGACGTGATGGTGCCCAGCCCGCGGCCGATCACCGCCCTGAAGAAGGCGTGGGCGAAGTACCCCATCACCTGGTTCACCGGCGTGAACACGCTGTACAACGCGCTGCTGAACGAGGAATGGTTCCGCAGCGCTCCGCCGAAGCACCTGGTCGCCTCGCTGGCCGGGGGGATGGCGCTGCACTCGGCCGTGGCCGCGCGGTGGAAGGAGGTGACGGGAACGCCCGTCGTGGAAGGCTACGGGCTTACGGAGACGTCGCCGGTGGTGACCTTCAACCCCATCGGGGGACTGGTGAAGGACGGGACGATCGGCGTCCCGCTCCCCTCGACCGACCTGATCCTGGTGGACGAAGCCGGCGCGCCGGTGGCCGAGGGCGAGCCCGGCGAGCTGCTGGTGAAGGGACCGCAGGTGATGCCCGGCTACTGGCAGCGCCCCGACGAGACCGCGAAGGTGATCGACGCCGACGGCTGGCTGCACACCGGCGACATCGCCGCGATGGACAGCGACGGCTACGTGCGGATCGTGGACCGGAAGAAGGACATGATCCTGGTGAGCGGCTTCAACGTCTACCCGAACGAGGTCGAGGAGGTGATCGCCCAGCTCGCGGAGGTGGCCGAGGTGGGCGTGATCGGCGTTCCCGACGAGCGCACCGGCGAGGCGGTGAAGGCGGTGATCGTGAAGAAGAGCGCCGCGCTGACCGCCGAGGACGTGGTCCGCCACTGCCGCGAGCAGATGACCTCGTACAAGGTGCCCAAGCAGGTGGAGTTCCGCGCCGAGCTCCCCAAGAGCAACGTGGGCAAGATCCTGCGCAAGGACCTGCGCACCGCCCCGCCGCAGGAGGCGAAGGCGGCGGTCTAG